Proteins from one Mercurialis annua linkage group LG7, ddMerAnnu1.2, whole genome shotgun sequence genomic window:
- the LOC126654847 gene encoding small ubiquitin-related modifier 1-like, translated as MSGVTGPTQEEDTKPNNDQGAHINLKVKAQDGNEVLFRIKRNTQLKKLMNAYCDRQSVEPNAFAFLFDGRRLRAEQTPDELEMEDGDEIDAMLHQTGGHLWN; from the exons atgtcAGGAGTGACTGGTCCAACACAAGAGGAAGATACGAAGCCCAACAATGATCAAGGTGCTCACATCAACCTTAAGGTCAAGGCTCAG GATGGAAACGAAGTGTTATTCCGGATCAAGAGAAACACACAACTAAAGAAGCTGATGAATGCTTATTGTGATCGACAATCTGTTGAGCCTAACGCATTTGCCTTTCTGTTTGATGGTCGACGTCTGCGAGCGGAGCAAACACCCGATGAG CTGGAAATGGAGGACGGAGACGAGATTGATGCTATGCTGCACCAGACCGGGGGCCATCTTTGGAACTGA